One region of Chryseobacterium sp. SORGH_AS_0447 genomic DNA includes:
- the gcvH gene encoding glycine cleavage system protein GcvH, whose product MNTPSELKYTKDHEWIRIKGNVATIGITDFAQGELGDIVYVDVDTVDDELEGGAVFGSVEAVKTVSDLFLPISGKVIEFNTELEDQPELLNTDPYGNGWIIKLEVAEGADHAELLSAEEYQEIIG is encoded by the coding sequence ATGAACACACCATCAGAATTAAAGTACACCAAAGATCACGAATGGATCAGAATCAAAGGTAATGTTGCTACAATCGGTATTACAGACTTTGCTCAGGGAGAGCTTGGCGATATCGTTTACGTAGATGTAGATACTGTAGATGATGAGTTGGAAGGCGGTGCCGTTTTCGGAAGTGTAGAAGCTGTAAAAACAGTTTCGGATTTATTCTTGCCAATTTCAGGAAAAGTAATCGAGTTCAACACCGAGCTTGAAGATCAGCCTGAGTTATTGAACACGGATCCTTATGGAAACGGATGGATCATCAAATTGGAAGTTGCTGAAGGTGCAGATCATGCAGAATTGCTTTCTGCCGAAGAATACCAGGAGATCATTGGATAA
- a CDS encoding VanZ family protein: protein MQNCFLPKNTRRSLDNLSKIFSKILPIYWAFLTYMLLRPGEENHEYWFMFNGIDKVLHLSIFAALGFCLIASFPKIKFSYYIQIILIYAFLTEILQEEMGLGRSMETLDVVADTIGCLIGYYTYKLSIKRFF, encoded by the coding sequence ATGCAGAATTGCTTTCTGCCGAAGAATACCAGGAGATCATTGGATAACCTTTCAAAAATATTCAGTAAGATTTTGCCCATTTATTGGGCATTTCTTACTTATATGCTCCTCCGACCGGGAGAAGAAAACCATGAATACTGGTTTATGTTCAACGGCATCGACAAGGTGTTGCACCTGAGCATATTCGCCGCATTAGGTTTTTGTTTGATAGCATCATTTCCCAAAATCAAATTTTCATATTATATTCAGATCATCCTGATCTATGCTTTTCTTACAGAGATTCTGCAGGAAGAAATGGGCCTCGGCCGATCCATGGAAACATTAGACGTGGTTGCAGATACCATCGGTTGTCTTATCGGATATTATACGTATAAACTTTCT